The following are encoded together in the Dickeya lacustris genome:
- a CDS encoding DUF3251 domain-containing protein — MIFHRRLIPILAALIVVTGCTKPPTNRVQSELGQINQQLHTLADRAIALEQQNSLNASSTAGVYLLPAAQNRALLDSHIGHLSISLSKVEAEANGARALLTIRAMDAQALPAFQAMLDWGPLDPVSGKPLTGDTQTQTLVFPLAQPPASQLTVEVRLANLTPEQLGFIRFHTVRAMSER, encoded by the coding sequence ATGATTTTTCACCGCCGACTTATCCCAATACTAGCCGCGTTGATAGTAGTGACCGGCTGTACAAAACCGCCAACCAACCGGGTACAGAGTGAACTAGGCCAAATCAATCAGCAGTTACATACACTGGCTGACCGCGCCATCGCGCTGGAACAGCAAAATAGCCTCAATGCCAGCTCGACTGCCGGCGTCTATTTGCTGCCTGCGGCACAAAATCGCGCATTACTTGACAGCCACATTGGCCATCTCAGTATTTCGCTGAGTAAAGTAGAGGCCGAAGCAAATGGCGCGCGCGCGCTTTTAACTATCCGCGCTATGGACGCGCAGGCGCTGCCCGCTTTTCAGGCGATGCTTGATTGGGGGCCTCTTGATCCGGTCAGCGGTAAACCCTTAACTGGCGACACGCAAACCCAAACACTGGTTTTCCCCCTAGCGCAACCGCCAGCCTCACAGCTGACTGTCGAGGTCAGGCTGGCTAACCTGACGCCAGAGCAGTTAGGATTTATTCGCTTCCACACGGTGCGTGCGATGAGTGAACGCTAA
- the tgt gene encoding tRNA guanosine(34) transglycosylase Tgt, translating to MKYQLLNTQGRARRGRLVFDRGVVETPAFMPVGTYGTVKGMTPEEVKETGAQIILGNTFHLWLRPGQEIMKQHGDLHGFMQWHGPILTDSGGFQVFSLGDIRKITEEGVHFRNPINGDAIFLSPEKSMEIQYDLGSDIVMIFDECTPYPADWDYAKRSMEMSLRWAKRSRQRFDELGNPNALFGIIQGSVYEDLRDVSVKGLVDIGFDGYAVGGLAVGEPKADMHRILEHVCPQLPADKPRYLMGVGKPEDLVEGVRRGIDMFDCVMPTRNARNGHLFVTDGVVKIRNAKHKDDTAPLDAECDCYTCRNYSRAYLHHLDRCNEILGARLNTIHNLRYYQRLMAGLRQAIEDGKLEDFVAEFYQRIGKPVPPLVENAVEDGHEGHVPQ from the coding sequence GTGAAGTACCAATTATTAAACACCCAGGGGCGCGCGCGTCGCGGTCGTCTGGTTTTTGATCGTGGTGTGGTCGAGACGCCTGCGTTTATGCCGGTTGGAACATACGGCACCGTGAAAGGAATGACGCCTGAGGAAGTCAAAGAGACAGGCGCACAGATCATTTTGGGCAATACCTTTCACCTGTGGCTGCGCCCCGGCCAGGAAATCATGAAGCAGCATGGCGATTTGCATGGCTTTATGCAGTGGCATGGCCCGATTCTGACGGACTCTGGCGGTTTTCAGGTGTTTAGCCTGGGCGATATTCGCAAGATAACCGAAGAGGGCGTGCATTTTCGTAACCCTATCAATGGCGATGCGATTTTTCTCAGTCCTGAAAAATCGATGGAAATTCAGTACGATCTCGGTTCTGATATCGTGATGATTTTCGATGAGTGTACGCCTTACCCGGCCGATTGGGATTACGCCAAGCGCTCAATGGAGATGTCGCTGCGTTGGGCAAAACGCAGTCGCCAGCGTTTTGACGAATTGGGCAATCCTAACGCACTGTTTGGCATTATTCAGGGTAGTGTTTACGAAGATTTACGAGATGTGTCGGTAAAAGGGCTGGTGGACATTGGTTTTGATGGTTACGCTGTGGGCGGCCTTGCGGTCGGTGAGCCGAAAGCGGACATGCACCGCATTTTGGAGCACGTTTGCCCGCAACTGCCAGCCGACAAACCTCGCTACCTGATGGGGGTGGGGAAACCGGAAGATTTGGTGGAAGGGGTGCGTCGTGGCATTGATATGTTTGACTGCGTGATGCCAACCCGCAATGCCCGTAACGGTCATCTGTTCGTGACGGACGGCGTGGTAAAAATACGCAATGCCAAACATAAAGATGATACTGCGCCGCTCGATGCCGAGTGTGATTGTTACACTTGTCGCAATTACAGTCGCGCGTACTTGCATCATCTTGATCGTTGTAACGAAATACTGGGCGCGCGCCTCAATACCATCCACAACCTGCGCTATTATCAGCGCCTGATGGCGGGTTTACGCCAGGCCATTGAGGACGGTAAGTTAGAGGATTTTGTCGCCGAGTTTTATCAACGTATCGGTAAGCCGGTTCCGCCGTTGGTTGAGAACGCGGTGGAAGATGGCCATGAAGGCCATGTGCCGCAATAA
- the ribE gene encoding 6,7-dimethyl-8-ribityllumazine synthase, translating to MNIIEGVVAAPNARVAIAIARFNHFINDSLLEGALDALKRIGQVKEENVTVVWVPGAYELPLTARALANSQKYDAVVALGTVIRGGTAHFEFVAGECSSGLSHVAMNSDIPVAFGVLTTESIEQAIERAGTKAGNKGAEAALTALEMINVLHSIKSA from the coding sequence ATGAACATTATTGAAGGTGTTGTTGCCGCTCCGAATGCCCGTGTGGCGATTGCTATCGCCCGTTTCAATCACTTCATCAACGATAGCCTGTTAGAAGGCGCGCTGGATGCATTAAAGCGCATCGGGCAGGTGAAAGAAGAGAATGTCACCGTGGTATGGGTGCCGGGTGCCTATGAGTTACCGCTGACTGCGCGTGCGCTGGCCAATAGCCAGAAATATGACGCAGTGGTGGCACTGGGTACGGTGATTCGCGGTGGTACAGCGCATTTTGAATTTGTTGCCGGTGAGTGCAGTTCTGGTCTGTCTCATGTTGCAATGAACAGCGACATTCCCGTTGCCTTCGGCGTGTTGACAACCGAAAGCATTGAGCAGGCCATTGAGCGCGCCGGGACAAAAGCCGGAAACAAAGGGGCGGAAGCCGCTCTGACCGCGCTTGAAATGATCAACGTATTACACTCAATCAAGTCAGCCTGA
- the secD gene encoding protein translocase subunit SecD: protein MLNRYPLWKYLTLVVTIVIGLLYALPNLYGEDPAIQVTGARGTAASESTLVQIQNVLKEQNIVSKSIVLENGAILARFSTPDVQLRAREVLLNGLGEKFVVALNLAPSTPNWLRRLGAEPMKLGLDLRGGVHFLMEVDMDTALGKLQEQTLDSLRSDLREKDIKYASVRKSDNYGVEILFRDAQLRDEASNYLTPRHRDLVISSNGSDALRAVMSDARLREAREYAVQQNINILRNRVNQLGVAEPLVQRQGADRIVVELPGIQDTARAKEILGATATLEFRLVNSNVDPVALANGRVPGDTEVMNMREGGPVALYKRVILTGDHITDSTSGNDEYNRPQVNISLDSAGGNMMSNFTKDNIGKPMATLFVEYKDSGKKDANGRAVLEKQEEVINVATIQSRLGNSFRITGINNPNEARQLSLLLRAGALIAPIQIVEERTIGPTLGMQNITQGLEACLAGLAVSILFMIFFYKKFGMIATSALLLNLVLVVGVMSLLPGATLTMPGIAGIVLTLAVAVDANVLINERIKEELSNGRSVQQAIDEGYKGAFSSIFDANVTTLIKVIILYAVGTGSIKGFAITTGIGVATSMFTAIVGTRAIVNLLYGGKRIKKLSI from the coding sequence GTGTTAAACCGTTATCCTCTGTGGAAGTATCTGACGCTGGTTGTGACGATTGTCATCGGCCTGCTATATGCACTTCCTAACCTCTATGGTGAGGATCCGGCCATTCAGGTCACTGGCGCGCGCGGAACCGCCGCCAGTGAATCTACGCTGGTCCAGATCCAGAACGTGTTAAAAGAACAAAACATCGTCAGCAAATCCATCGTATTGGAAAATGGTGCCATTCTGGCACGTTTCAGTACGCCAGATGTGCAGCTTCGCGCACGCGAAGTGTTGCTAAATGGGTTGGGCGAGAAATTTGTTGTGGCGCTCAACCTTGCCCCATCTACACCCAACTGGCTGCGCAGGCTGGGAGCAGAGCCCATGAAACTGGGTCTTGACCTGCGTGGTGGTGTGCATTTCCTGATGGAAGTGGACATGGATACAGCGCTAGGCAAGCTGCAAGAGCAGACGCTGGATTCGCTGCGTAGTGATTTGCGCGAAAAAGACATCAAATATGCGTCGGTGCGTAAATCGGATAACTATGGCGTGGAAATCCTGTTCCGTGACGCCCAGCTTCGTGATGAAGCCAGTAATTATTTGACGCCGCGTCACCGCGATTTGGTTATCAGTTCGAATGGTAGCGATGCGCTGCGTGCGGTGATGAGTGATGCGCGTCTGCGTGAAGCCCGCGAGTACGCAGTACAGCAGAACATCAATATCTTACGTAACCGTGTTAACCAGCTTGGTGTCGCCGAGCCGCTGGTACAGCGTCAGGGTGCCGATCGTATTGTGGTCGAACTGCCGGGTATTCAAGACACGGCGCGCGCCAAGGAGATTCTCGGGGCGACGGCGACGCTAGAATTCCGTTTGGTAAACAGCAATGTTGACCCGGTTGCGCTGGCTAATGGTCGAGTGCCTGGCGATACCGAAGTGATGAATATGCGTGAAGGCGGCCCGGTGGCGCTTTATAAGCGCGTTATTCTGACCGGTGATCACATTACCGATTCCACGTCGGGTAATGATGAATACAACCGCCCGCAGGTCAATATTTCACTGGATAGCGCCGGTGGCAACATGATGTCCAACTTCACCAAGGACAACATTGGTAAGCCGATGGCAACCCTGTTTGTGGAATACAAGGACAGCGGTAAGAAAGATGCCAATGGCCGCGCGGTTCTGGAAAAACAGGAAGAGGTGATTAACGTCGCCACCATTCAGTCTCGTCTGGGTAACAGCTTCCGCATTACTGGTATCAATAACCCGAATGAAGCGCGTCAGTTGTCGCTGTTGCTGCGAGCCGGTGCGCTGATTGCGCCGATTCAAATCGTTGAAGAGCGAACCATTGGCCCAACGCTGGGTATGCAGAACATCACTCAGGGTCTGGAAGCGTGTCTTGCCGGTCTGGCGGTATCTATCCTGTTTATGATCTTCTTCTACAAGAAGTTCGGCATGATTGCGACCTCCGCGCTGTTGTTAAACTTGGTGTTGGTCGTCGGCGTCATGTCACTGCTGCCGGGGGCGACGCTCACCATGCCTGGGATTGCAGGTATTGTGCTGACGCTGGCGGTAGCGGTAGATGCTAACGTGCTTATCAACGAGCGTATCAAAGAAGAATTGAGCAACGGGCGTAGCGTTCAGCAGGCGATTGATGAAGGTTACAAAGGTGCGTTTAGCTCCATCTTCGATGCCAACGTCACGACGCTGATTAAGGTCATTATCCTGTATGCCGTTGGTACAGGCTCTATCAAAGGATTTGCGATTACGACCGGTATTGGTGTGGCGACATCGATGTTTACTGCGATCGTGGGAACCCGTGCCATCGTCAACCTGCTGTACGGCGGCAAGCGCATTAAAAAGCTGTCTATCTGA
- the secF gene encoding protein translocase subunit SecF → MAQEYTVEQLNYGRKVYDFMRWDYWAFGLSGLLLLLSIAVMGVRGFNWGLDFTGGTVIEISLEKSADLEQMREALQKAGFADPLVQNFGSSRDIMVRMPPAHDEVGGQALGSKVVGVINDATSQHATVKRIEFVGPSVGADLAQNGAMALMAALICILVYVGFRFEWRLAAGVVIALAHDVLITMGVLALFRIEIDLTIIASLMSVIGYSLNDSIVVSDRIRENFRKIRRGTPYEIFNVSLTQTLHRTLITSGTTLVVILMLYLFGGAMLQGFSLTMLIGVTIGTVSSIYVASALALKLGMRREHMLVQKVEKEGADQPSLLP, encoded by the coding sequence GTGGCACAGGAATATACTGTTGAGCAATTGAACTACGGCCGTAAAGTTTATGACTTTATGCGCTGGGATTACTGGGCTTTCGGTCTTTCTGGCCTGTTGCTGCTGCTGTCTATCGCCGTGATGGGCGTTCGCGGTTTCAACTGGGGGCTGGATTTTACCGGCGGTACGGTTATCGAGATTTCGCTGGAAAAATCCGCCGATCTGGAGCAGATGCGTGAAGCATTGCAGAAAGCCGGTTTTGCCGATCCGCTGGTACAGAACTTCGGCAGCAGCCGCGACATTATGGTACGTATGCCGCCTGCTCATGATGAGGTTGGCGGTCAGGCGCTCGGGAGCAAGGTTGTTGGCGTGATTAACGATGCCACCAGCCAGCATGCTACCGTGAAACGCATTGAGTTCGTCGGGCCAAGCGTAGGTGCGGATTTGGCGCAGAATGGCGCGATGGCGTTGATGGCTGCGTTAATCTGTATTCTGGTTTACGTCGGCTTTCGTTTCGAATGGCGTCTGGCGGCGGGGGTGGTTATTGCATTGGCGCATGACGTTCTCATTACTATGGGCGTGTTAGCGCTATTTCGCATTGAAATTGATCTGACCATTATCGCATCGCTGATGTCGGTTATTGGTTATTCGCTAAACGATAGCATCGTGGTATCTGACCGTATTCGCGAAAACTTTCGCAAAATTCGGCGCGGCACACCGTACGAGATTTTCAACGTATCGTTGACCCAAACGTTGCACCGTACGCTGATAACCTCCGGCACCACGCTGGTAGTTATCCTGATGTTGTACCTGTTTGGTGGCGCGATGTTGCAAGGTTTCTCGTTGACCATGCTCATCGGTGTCACTATCGGTACGGTGTCTTCTATCTATGTGGCATCCGCGCTGGCGCTCAAACTGGGTATGCGGCGTGAACATATGTTGGTGCAGAAGGTCGAGAAAGAGGGGGCTGATCAACCCTCGTTGCTGCCCTAA
- the ribD gene encoding bifunctional diaminohydroxyphosphoribosylaminopyrimidine deaminase/5-amino-6-(5-phosphoribosylamino)uracil reductase RibD, which yields MTIKSDEFYMARALELARRGRFTTTPNPNVGCVIVRDGEIVGEGYHQKAGEPHAEVHALRQAGERARGATAYVTLEPCSHHGRTPPCADALIAAGVARVVAAMQDPNPQVAGRGLHRLQQAGIAGQHSVLMAQAEQINRGFLKRMRTGFPYVQLKLGASLDGRTAMASGESQWITSPQSRQDVQRFRAQSSAILTSSATVLADDPSLTVRWAELDEQTRQTYPESALRQPVRVVVDSQSRVTPQHRLVSLPGETWLARPVRDAQSWPDGVEQLTIPLHGGGVDLVALMMVLGQRQINSVWVEAGPRLAGALLQAGVVDELIVYLAPTLLGDAARPLCVLPGLEHLAQAPSFRIADVRQIGPDVRLTLTPQ from the coding sequence ATGACAATAAAGTCGGATGAATTTTATATGGCGCGCGCGTTGGAACTGGCGCGCCGTGGGCGTTTTACCACAACGCCAAACCCGAATGTAGGGTGTGTGATTGTGCGTGACGGGGAGATCGTTGGTGAAGGGTATCACCAGAAAGCCGGTGAGCCGCATGCAGAAGTGCATGCTTTGCGTCAGGCCGGTGAGCGGGCGCGCGGTGCAACGGCCTATGTGACATTAGAACCCTGTAGCCATCATGGGCGAACCCCGCCTTGTGCCGATGCGTTGATTGCCGCTGGCGTAGCCCGCGTGGTTGCGGCCATGCAAGACCCTAATCCTCAGGTGGCCGGACGAGGGTTACATCGTTTGCAGCAGGCGGGCATTGCGGGGCAGCACAGTGTATTGATGGCACAGGCAGAGCAAATTAACCGAGGCTTTCTCAAGCGGATGCGGACGGGGTTTCCCTATGTGCAGCTTAAACTTGGCGCATCGCTCGATGGCCGCACCGCAATGGCCTCCGGCGAAAGTCAGTGGATAACATCGCCTCAGTCACGTCAGGATGTGCAGCGTTTCCGGGCACAGAGTTCAGCCATTTTAACCAGCAGCGCCACCGTGCTGGCCGACGATCCTTCACTAACGGTACGTTGGGCGGAGCTTGATGAGCAAACGCGCCAGACTTACCCGGAAAGCGCTTTGCGCCAGCCGGTACGCGTGGTGGTGGACAGTCAGTCGCGCGTTACGCCGCAGCATCGCCTGGTGAGCCTGCCCGGGGAAACCTGGCTGGCTCGCCCTGTACGGGATGCGCAGAGCTGGCCGGACGGTGTCGAGCAGTTGACTATACCGCTGCATGGTGGTGGTGTTGATTTGGTGGCGCTGATGATGGTCTTGGGGCAGCGTCAAATCAATTCGGTCTGGGTTGAAGCCGGGCCGCGACTGGCTGGCGCACTGTTACAGGCAGGCGTCGTCGATGAGCTTATCGTTTATCTCGCACCGACATTATTGGGTGATGCCGCCCGCCCATTGTGTGTATTGCCCGGGCTTGAGCATCTGGCGCAAGCGCCATCGTTTCGCATTGCGGATGTGCGTCAGATTGGGCCTGATGTCCGTTTGACGCTAACGCCGCAATAA
- the yajC gene encoding preprotein translocase subunit YajC: MSFFISDAVAATAGAPAQGSPYSLVIMLAVFGLIFYFMILRPQQKRAKEHKKLMDSISKGDEVLTNGGLVGRVTKVADNGFITIALNETNEVVIKRDYVTSVLPKGTMKAL; the protein is encoded by the coding sequence ATGAGTTTTTTCATTTCTGATGCTGTAGCAGCAACTGCAGGTGCTCCGGCTCAGGGAAGCCCGTACTCTCTGGTGATTATGCTGGCCGTATTCGGTCTGATCTTCTATTTCATGATCCTGCGCCCGCAGCAAAAGCGTGCCAAAGAGCATAAAAAACTGATGGATTCCATCAGCAAAGGTGACGAAGTATTAACCAATGGTGGATTGGTTGGGCGCGTGACCAAGGTGGCGGATAATGGATTTATCACCATCGCTCTGAACGAGACGAACGAAGTCGTTATCAAACGTGACTACGTGACGTCCGTACTGCCGAAGGGTACCATGAAGGCCCTGTAA
- the nrdR gene encoding transcriptional regulator NrdR, which yields MHCPFCAAVDTKVIDSRLVGEGTQVRRRRQCLVCNERFTTFEVAELVMPRVIKSNDVREPFNEDKLRSGMLKALEKRPVSSDDVETAITHIKSQLRATGEREVTAKMVGNLVMDALKKLDKVAYIRFASVYRSFEDVREFGEEIARLQD from the coding sequence ATGCATTGTCCTTTTTGTGCCGCAGTAGATACCAAAGTGATCGACTCTCGTCTGGTGGGCGAGGGGACGCAAGTTCGCCGACGTCGGCAGTGTTTGGTGTGCAATGAGCGTTTTACAACCTTCGAAGTTGCGGAACTGGTGATGCCGCGCGTGATTAAGAGTAATGATGTGCGTGAGCCGTTTAATGAAGATAAATTGCGCAGCGGTATGTTGAAGGCACTGGAAAAGCGGCCGGTCAGTTCTGATGATGTAGAAACTGCCATTACCCATATCAAGTCCCAGCTACGGGCTACCGGAGAGCGTGAAGTCACGGCTAAAATGGTCGGCAATTTAGTGATGGATGCGCTGAAAAAACTCGATAAGGTCGCTTATATCCGCTTTGCTTCGGTTTACCGCAGTTTTGAGGATGTCCGAGAGTTTGGTGAAGAGATAGCCCGCTTGCAGGATTAA